Proteins co-encoded in one Cytophaga hutchinsonii ATCC 33406 genomic window:
- a CDS encoding peptidylprolyl isomerase codes for MKLLLPFFIVFILATGCAKVATEHPCPAVEASHILTPAESPEQFENAQDTAEVIIAKLKNGESFSDLALQYGSDGTKTQGGNLGWFTRGMMVQPFEDSCYNATINKPLIVKTQFGVHVVKVTGKKDIPCN; via the coding sequence ATGAAACTACTACTACCTTTCTTTATCGTATTTATTTTAGCAACAGGTTGTGCTAAAGTAGCAACTGAACATCCTTGTCCGGCTGTAGAAGCCAGTCACATATTAACACCGGCCGAGTCTCCGGAACAATTTGAAAATGCACAGGATACCGCTGAAGTGATTATAGCAAAGCTAAAGAACGGAGAATCTTTTTCTGATCTGGCCTTGCAATACGGATCAGACGGTACGAAAACTCAGGGCGGAAATTTAGGCTGGTTTACACGTGGTATGATGGTGCAGCCATTTGAAGACTCTTGCTACAATGCAACCATTAACAAACCATTGATTGTAAAAACACAGTTTGGTGTGCATGTTGTAAAGGTTACGGGTAAGAAAGATATTCCCTGTAATTAA
- the argH gene encoding argininosuccinate lyase: MKLWQKDTEVNKDIERFTVGKDREMDLFLAPFDVLGSMAHITMLESIGLIGKDELPVLLNELRTIYTEIEAGNFTIEDGVEDVHSQVELILTRRLGDLGKKIHSGRSRNDQVLVDLKLFTRHAIRETVENTKELFDTLLSQSEKYKSVIIPGYTHLQIAMPSSFGLWFGAYAESLADDMHMMLAGYRISNKNPLGSAAGYGSSFPLNRTMTTNLLGFEELNHNVVYAQMGRGKTEKNVTAALASIAATLGRMSMDVCLYMNQNFDFMTLPDELTTGSSIMPHKKNPDVFELIRARCNRLQALPNEISMIMANLPSGYHRDMQLIKENFIPAFQDINDCLRIANFMLKQVKVKENIVKDPKYLYMYSVEVVNNMVLEGIPFRDAYKKVGGMIEDKTFTALNTINHTHEGSIGNLMHTEINVSMQKVLDAFEFKKMDIAIQKLLSKV; encoded by the coding sequence ATGAAATTGTGGCAAAAAGATACGGAAGTAAATAAAGACATTGAGCGTTTCACTGTTGGAAAAGACCGCGAGATGGATCTGTTCCTTGCTCCGTTCGATGTTCTTGGTTCAATGGCACACATTACGATGCTGGAAAGCATTGGCTTGATCGGTAAAGATGAACTTCCCGTATTGCTGAACGAACTCCGCACGATCTATACTGAAATAGAAGCAGGTAATTTCACCATTGAAGATGGTGTTGAAGATGTGCACTCACAGGTTGAGCTGATCTTAACACGTCGTCTTGGTGATCTTGGCAAGAAGATTCACAGCGGGCGTTCCCGTAACGATCAGGTGTTGGTAGATTTGAAATTATTCACCCGTCATGCTATTCGTGAAACGGTTGAAAACACCAAAGAATTATTCGATACATTACTTTCTCAAAGCGAAAAATATAAATCGGTAATCATTCCCGGTTATACGCACTTACAAATTGCAATGCCTTCTTCCTTTGGCTTGTGGTTTGGCGCCTATGCAGAAAGCTTAGCTGACGACATGCACATGATGCTTGCAGGTTACCGCATCAGCAATAAAAACCCATTAGGCTCTGCAGCAGGCTATGGTTCTTCATTCCCATTGAACCGTACGATGACGACAAACCTGCTGGGCTTTGAAGAGTTAAATCACAATGTGGTTTATGCACAGATGGGCCGCGGTAAAACAGAAAAAAATGTTACCGCAGCGCTTGCCTCTATTGCTGCCACTCTGGGACGAATGTCAATGGATGTATGCCTGTACATGAATCAGAATTTTGACTTTATGACTTTGCCGGATGAATTGACAACAGGTTCGAGTATCATGCCGCACAAAAAAAATCCGGATGTATTTGAATTGATCCGTGCGCGCTGCAACCGCTTACAAGCTTTGCCGAATGAAATTTCTATGATCATGGCAAACCTTCCTTCGGGTTACCACCGCGACATGCAGCTGATCAAAGAAAATTTCATTCCTGCTTTTCAGGATATAAATGACTGTTTGCGTATTGCAAATTTTATGCTGAAGCAGGTGAAAGTAAAAGAGAATATCGTAAAAGATCCAAAGTACTTATACATGTATAGTGTGGAAGTAGTAAATAACATGGTTCTTGAAGGAATCCCTTTCCGCGATGCATATAAAAAAGTGGGCGGTATGATCGAAGACAAAACGTTTACTGCTTTAAATACCATCAATCACACACACGAAGGCAGTATCGGCAATTTAATGCATACTGAAATTAACGTATCCATGCAGAAAGTGCTGGATGCATTTGAATTCAAAAAAATGGATATCGCCATTCAAAAGCTCTTATCCAAGGTGTAA
- a CDS encoding four helix bundle protein yields the protein MKNYKNLTVWQDSHELVPLVYKETKAFPREEVYGITSQLRRAAASIPANIAEGCAKNSDREFNRFLQIAMGSLNESEYFLFLSKELNYLAEANYIKMSGQLDIIKAKLINLQKKVMQNA from the coding sequence AGGATTCTCACGAACTTGTTCCTTTAGTTTATAAAGAAACCAAAGCGTTTCCAAGAGAAGAAGTTTATGGAATAACTTCACAACTCAGGCGGGCTGCTGCATCTATTCCTGCTAATATTGCAGAAGGATGTGCTAAAAATTCAGATAGAGAATTCAATCGGTTCTTGCAAATAGCGATGGGCTCTCTAAATGAATCAGAATATTTTCTTTTTCTAAGTAAAGAATTAAATTATTTAGCTGAAGCAAATTATATTAAAATGTCAGGTCAATTAGATATTATAAAAGCAAAGCTAATTAACCTTCAAAAGAAAGTAATGCAAAACGCATAA
- the argB gene encoding acetylglutamate kinase, producing MQKLYIIKVGGNIIDNPEALTSFLKDFASLKENKILVHGGGKVATEISKGLGIEAQMVDGRRITDAETLKIVTMVYGGLINKNIVAKLQSNECNAIGLTGADANIMLSSKRPLKNGIDYGFVGDVKKVHPQPLIHLLSQGITPVVAPLTHDGNGTMLNTNADTVASELAVALCGAFAVNLVYCFELKGVLRDFEDKDSVISTINPDTYEELKSTGVINKGMIPKLDNSFNAINAGVSSVIICQAESLVELINENKTVGTKLVAN from the coding sequence ATGCAGAAACTATACATCATAAAAGTAGGCGGCAACATCATCGACAATCCGGAAGCACTAACAAGCTTCTTAAAAGATTTTGCGTCGCTGAAAGAAAATAAAATACTGGTTCATGGCGGTGGTAAAGTTGCTACCGAGATCAGTAAAGGTTTGGGCATTGAAGCGCAGATGGTAGATGGCAGAAGAATTACAGATGCTGAAACCCTGAAGATCGTGACCATGGTATATGGTGGTTTGATCAACAAAAATATTGTTGCTAAGCTTCAGTCGAATGAATGCAACGCAATTGGTTTAACAGGTGCAGATGCAAACATCATGCTCTCGTCTAAACGCCCGCTTAAAAATGGCATTGATTACGGATTTGTTGGTGATGTAAAGAAAGTACATCCACAGCCGTTGATACATTTGTTATCGCAGGGTATTACGCCTGTTGTGGCTCCGCTTACACACGATGGCAACGGAACCATGCTGAATACCAATGCAGACACTGTAGCCTCAGAGCTTGCAGTAGCATTATGCGGAGCATTTGCTGTAAATCTTGTGTATTGCTTTGAATTGAAAGGTGTATTGAGAGATTTCGAAGATAAAGATTCTGTGATCAGCACTATCAATCCTGATACTTACGAAGAATTGAAATCAACAGGCGTTATTAATAAAGGAATGATCCCGAAGTTAGATAACTCTTTTAATGCGATAAACGCCGGTGTTTCTTCTGTCATTATTTGTCAGGCTGAATCACTGGTGGAATTGATAAATGAAAATAAAACAGTAGGAACAAAGTTAGTTGCAAACTAG
- a CDS encoding aspartate aminotransferase family protein, which translates to MKLFDVYPLIPIEPVRALGSRLWDAAGTEYLDLYGGHAVISIGHSHPYYVQKITDQINKIGFYSNSVIISLQQELADKLGVVSGHNDYQLFLCNSGAEANENALKLASFHNGKKKIVAFKKGFHGRTSLAVAATDNPSIVAPVNETDNIIFLPWNDEAALEATFKSHGNEITAVIIEGIQGVGGIHEASMSMLKKIRTLCDEYNAVYIADSVQCGYGRSGKFYSHDFAGVSADIYSMAKGMGNGFPIGAISIAPYLKPKHGLLGTTFGGNHLACAAAIAVLDVIKQENLLEHTTQLGNYIIEQARKIQGVKEVRGKGLMIGIELEIPCAEIRNTLLSEHKMFTGSSSDKFTIRILPALNLKKADADAFLNALKAVLEKSLKSA; encoded by the coding sequence ATGAAATTATTTGATGTCTACCCCCTAATCCCAATCGAACCTGTACGTGCACTTGGCTCCCGCCTTTGGGATGCAGCAGGTACGGAATATTTAGATCTGTATGGCGGCCACGCTGTAATCTCTATCGGGCATTCACATCCGTATTACGTTCAGAAAATTACAGATCAGATAAATAAAATCGGCTTCTACTCGAACTCGGTTATCATTTCCCTTCAGCAGGAATTAGCAGATAAGTTAGGTGTGGTGAGCGGCCATAATGATTATCAATTATTTCTTTGCAATTCAGGAGCCGAAGCTAATGAAAATGCACTGAAGCTTGCGTCTTTCCATAACGGCAAGAAAAAGATTGTTGCATTTAAAAAAGGTTTCCACGGCAGAACGTCTTTAGCAGTTGCAGCTACCGATAATCCTTCTATTGTTGCGCCTGTTAATGAAACTGATAACATCATCTTCTTACCATGGAACGATGAGGCTGCATTAGAAGCAACCTTTAAATCACACGGCAATGAGATCACTGCCGTAATCATTGAAGGCATACAAGGCGTAGGCGGCATCCACGAAGCATCCATGTCCATGCTTAAAAAGATCCGTACACTGTGTGATGAATACAATGCCGTTTATATTGCAGACTCTGTACAATGTGGCTATGGCCGCAGCGGTAAATTTTACTCACATGATTTTGCCGGTGTATCTGCAGATATCTATAGCATGGCTAAAGGTATGGGTAATGGCTTTCCGATCGGTGCGATCAGCATTGCACCATATCTTAAACCGAAACATGGTTTATTGGGTACTACGTTTGGCGGTAACCATTTAGCCTGCGCCGCGGCCATTGCAGTATTGGATGTGATCAAACAGGAAAACCTGTTAGAGCATACAACTCAGCTAGGGAATTATATTATTGAGCAGGCACGCAAGATCCAGGGTGTTAAAGAAGTTCGTGGTAAAGGTTTGATGATTGGTATTGAACTGGAAATTCCATGTGCGGAAATCCGTAACACGTTGTTAAGCGAACATAAAATGTTTACCGGTTCTTCTTCTGATAAATTTACGATCCGTATTCTTCCTGCCTTGAATCTGAAAAAAGCAGATGCAGATGCGTTCCTGAATGCATTGAAAGCAGTGCTGGAGAAAAGTCTGAAGAGCGCGTAG
- a CDS encoding M20 family metallo-hydrolase, with the protein MLQTLQKDAIELLKTLIKTESFSKEEHNTAEILNTFLVERGVETIREKNNVWAFNKHFDKNKPTILLNSHHDTVKPNPGYTNDPFEPIVKDGKLFGLGSNDAGGCLVSLIATFLHFYNETNLKYNFCIAATAEEEISGFDGLELVYPKLGPIDFAIVGEPTLMDIAVAEKGLMVVDCVAIGKAGHAAREEGENAIYIALKDIEWIRNYKFERVSPHLGPMKMSVTIINAGYQHNVVPEKCHFTIDVRITEEYKNEEVLKIIDDNIQSEVNPRSVRLRPSFIDPNHELVHAAIKHGAKTYGSPTTSDQALIPVPSVKMGPGNSARSHTANEFIWLIEIEEGIEKYIKVLSEIVLA; encoded by the coding sequence ATGTTACAGACCTTACAAAAAGATGCGATCGAGTTATTGAAGACACTGATCAAAACAGAATCATTCAGTAAAGAAGAGCACAACACGGCAGAAATATTAAATACATTTTTAGTTGAACGTGGTGTTGAAACTATTCGTGAAAAGAATAACGTTTGGGCTTTCAACAAACACTTCGACAAGAACAAACCTACCATCTTATTAAACTCACACCACGATACGGTTAAGCCAAACCCTGGTTATACAAATGACCCATTCGAACCGATTGTGAAAGACGGCAAACTGTTTGGACTAGGAAGTAATGATGCGGGTGGCTGTCTTGTTTCTTTGATCGCAACGTTCCTGCACTTCTACAATGAAACAAATCTAAAGTACAACTTTTGTATTGCAGCAACAGCTGAAGAAGAAATATCTGGTTTTGATGGATTAGAATTGGTATATCCGAAATTAGGTCCGATCGATTTCGCCATTGTTGGTGAACCAACATTGATGGATATTGCTGTTGCTGAAAAAGGATTAATGGTTGTAGATTGTGTAGCCATCGGTAAGGCAGGACATGCAGCACGTGAAGAAGGTGAAAACGCTATTTATATCGCATTAAAAGATATTGAATGGATCCGCAATTATAAATTCGAACGCGTTTCTCCGCACCTGGGACCGATGAAAATGTCTGTAACCATTATCAATGCCGGTTACCAGCACAACGTTGTTCCGGAGAAATGTCATTTCACAATTGACGTACGTATCACAGAAGAATACAAGAACGAAGAAGTATTAAAGATCATTGATGATAATATTCAGTCGGAAGTAAACCCACGCTCTGTGCGTTTACGCCCATCATTCATTGATCCAAATCATGAGCTTGTTCATGCTGCCATTAAACACGGCGCTAAAACATACGGCTCTCCTACTACCTCCGACCAGGCATTGATTCCCGTACCTTCTGTAAAAATGGGGCCAGGCAACTCTGCGCGTTCACATACCGCCAACGAATTTATCTGGCTGATCGAAATCGAAGAAGGTATTGAAAAGTATATTAAGGTGTTGAGTGAAATCGTTCTAGCTTAA
- a CDS encoding acetylornithine carbamoyltransferase, translated as MKNFISVKDVTDIPGLVKEALELKKNPYAFKKLGENKTIGLIFLNPSLRTRISTQKAAKNLGMDTIVMNMDKEGWALETQDGVIMNHNTVEHIREAAAVMGQYCDIIGVRSFPRLVDKNEDYSEDFFNKFIKYAGVPIVSLESATLHPLQSLADLITIEETKTKPRPKVVLTWAPHIKALPQAVANSFSEWMCKADVEFVITHPEGYDLANEFTNGARIEYNQDKALEDADYVYVKNWSSYEDYGKVHSMDSHWMMTNEKLKLTNNAKVMHCLPVRRGIELADEILDGPNSLVIQEASNRVWSAQAVLKRMLEAQG; from the coding sequence ATGAAAAATTTTATTTCTGTAAAAGACGTTACTGATATTCCCGGCCTGGTTAAAGAAGCATTGGAGCTTAAAAAAAATCCATATGCATTTAAAAAACTTGGAGAAAATAAAACCATCGGGTTAATTTTCTTAAATCCAAGTTTGCGTACCCGCATCAGCACACAGAAGGCTGCTAAGAATCTGGGCATGGATACGATTGTTATGAACATGGATAAAGAAGGCTGGGCGCTTGAAACGCAGGATGGCGTGATCATGAATCATAATACCGTTGAACACATCCGTGAAGCGGCAGCTGTTATGGGTCAGTATTGTGACATTATTGGTGTACGTTCCTTTCCGCGCCTGGTAGACAAGAACGAAGATTATTCAGAAGACTTCTTCAATAAATTTATAAAATATGCAGGTGTACCGATTGTAAGTTTAGAAAGTGCAACGCTTCACCCCTTACAATCACTTGCTGATTTAATTACGATCGAAGAAACAAAAACAAAACCACGCCCGAAGGTTGTATTAACCTGGGCCCCGCATATCAAAGCCTTGCCGCAAGCGGTAGCAAATTCATTTTCTGAATGGATGTGTAAAGCGGATGTGGAATTTGTGATCACACATCCCGAAGGGTATGATCTGGCAAACGAATTTACAAACGGTGCCCGCATTGAATACAATCAGGACAAAGCACTGGAAGATGCTGACTATGTGTATGTAAAGAACTGGTCTTCGTATGAGGATTATGGCAAAGTACATTCCATGGACAGCCATTGGATGATGACCAATGAAAAATTAAAATTAACCAACAACGCAAAAGTAATGCATTGTTTGCCTGTTCGCCGTGGCATTGAATTAGCAGATGAGATCCTCGACGGTCCGAATTCGCTGGTGATCCAGGAAGCAAGCAACAGGGTGTGGAGCGCGCAGGCGGTGCTGAAGAGAATGCTGGAGGCTCAAGGCTAA